A window of Scylla paramamosain isolate STU-SP2022 unplaced genomic scaffold, ASM3559412v1 Contig128, whole genome shotgun sequence contains these coding sequences:
- the LOC135099433 gene encoding probable E3 ubiquitin-protein ligase HERC4 isoform X2, giving the protein MLLLRCDATRQGECFPDHPVIRTFWEVFHKLSLEQKKLFLKFLTGTDRVPILGLKALKLMIQSTADDSFLPVAHTCITQTVERLRVLRPSHQGDGYPGREVNSTPLEGLVPNPPANNINISP; this is encoded by the exons ATGCTGCTGCTCAGGTGTGACGCCACTCGGCAG GGCGAATGTTTCCCAGACCACCCGGTCATACGCACGTTCTGGGAAGTATTTCACAAACTCTCCCTGGAGCAGAAGAAGTTGTTTTTGAAGTTCCTGACGGGCACTGACAGGGTTCCTATTCTGGGCCTGAAG gcactcAAGTTGATGATCCAAAGCACAGCAGACGACAGCTTCCTTCCGGTCGCGCACACCTGCATCAcccagactgtggaacgtcttcgcgtcctccgtccctcacatcagggggatggatacccaggacgtgaagttaacagcacaccactggaggggctcgttcccaaccctcctgctaacaatattaacataagtccataa
- the LOC135099433 gene encoding E3 ubiquitin-protein ligase NEDD4-like isoform X1 — MNSRLHPMSRRESPILFCEYPFLFDPQAKMLLLRCDATRQGECFPDHPVIRTFWEVFHKLSLEQKKLFLKFLTGTDRVPILGLKALKLMIQSTADDSFLPVAHTCITQTVERLRVLRPSHQGDGYPGREVNSTPLEGLVPNPPANNINISP, encoded by the exons ATGAACAGCAGGCTTCACCCGATGTccaggagggag AGTCCAATCCTGTTCTGTGAGTATCCATTCTTGTTCGACCCTCAGGCCAAGATGCTGCTGCTCAGGTGTGACGCCACTCGGCAG GGCGAATGTTTCCCAGACCACCCGGTCATACGCACGTTCTGGGAAGTATTTCACAAACTCTCCCTGGAGCAGAAGAAGTTGTTTTTGAAGTTCCTGACGGGCACTGACAGGGTTCCTATTCTGGGCCTGAAG gcactcAAGTTGATGATCCAAAGCACAGCAGACGACAGCTTCCTTCCGGTCGCGCACACCTGCATCAcccagactgtggaacgtcttcgcgtcctccgtccctcacatcagggggatggatacccaggacgtgaagttaacagcacaccactggaggggctcgttcccaaccctcctgctaacaatattaacataagtccataa